In Oryza glaberrima chromosome 8, OglaRS2, whole genome shotgun sequence, the following are encoded in one genomic region:
- the LOC127782223 gene encoding protein STICHEL-like 2 isoform X1, with protein MIEGRRHSVDIPISRALLAVMRSRSLRDPETNSLAKFSAKKTIWEGCSLEEDDLEGSNYGRHSFSYNMYDHLQRRREEFGDSARSGRLVNSPINIIKANARVKAALHNQTCSSVISGMSRATKDRASSLMIEGEQLGRREGATFQESARSLLQKYRPKAFSELVGQNVVAQSLSSAVLKGKLAPIYLFHGPHGIGKTSAARIFAASLNCHSSGGNQPCGHCEECMAIFSGNSSSVIEIDASKLDCKSRVAALLRNACEVPASHFKVLIVDDCQHMDKEGWYSVYSSLEGIPDSSIFVMITSDIDKLPSNSVGWCQSYRFCKVDEAEIALRLSRICINEGMEFEAEALELIARKAKGSIRDAVQMLDQLTLLGKRISKSVTYDLIGDVSDEELLDLLNLAFSSDAATIVRRARELLSSKVDPLQLLAQLANLIMDILAGRHQSDSQEVRKVTGKHTSAEIDVHKLRNALEILSETEKQLKTTKNQSTWLTAALLQFNMREPYCLDDAAVSSMFTESQTDDEAAILKDESLDTSSHLCYQNKIGCLDMNLGDPDVLETIWIKALENCTSKPLHSLLRKDGKLSSLYTTQGVAVAELQFCHPEDVPTTESFWNPFVVSLQNLLKCNVDIRINLSPISTSNRVVSKNSSVSLVMQSREDQETEDPVAAGCRTVASSRKECPSPLAVQPKEKPSHILGCLHATDGDAVDTESRILSYQKISVIPEASTPGNGSFKAGGHTPKVDEARARRGCFSKLLQRRAGAPYQNGALPRRGLFKCCFCKIRPDCKTKVEETDGFQGHSKN; from the exons ATGATTGAGGGGAGGAGGCACTCCGTTGACATCCCGATTTCGAGGGCTCTACTGGCCGTCATGAGGTCCAGATCTCTGAGGGACCCTGAGACCAACTCGCTGGCCAAGTTCTCGGCGAAGAAGACCATCTGGGAGGGCTGTTCTCTCGAGGAAGATGACCTGGAGGGGAGCAATTATGGTAGGCACAGCTTTAGTTACAACATGTATGATCATCTccagaggaggagggaggagtttgGGGACAGCGCGAGGTCTGGTCGGCTGGTGAACTCGCCGATCAACATCATCAAGGCCAATGCGAGGGTCAAGGCGGCGCTTCATAACCAGACCTGCTCctcggtgatctcggggatgTCAAGGGCAACAAAGGACAGGGCATCCTCTTTGATGATTGAAGGAGAGCAATTGGGTCGGAGGGAGGGAGCTACATTTCAAGAAAGCGCGAGAAGTTTGCTTCAAAAGTACCGGCCCAAGGCTTTCTCTGAGCTGGTTGGACAAAATGTTGTTGCTCAGTCTCTTTCAAGTGCTGTTTTGAAAGGAAAACTTGCTCCAATCTATCTCTTCCATGGTCCACATGGCATAGGAAAGACATCTGCAGCTAGAATATTTGCCGCATCACTGAATTGCCACTCTTCAGGTGGGAACCAGCCTTGTGGGCACTGTGAGGAATGCATGGCCATATTCTCAGGAAACAGTAGCAGTGTGATAGAGATTGATGCTTCTAAACTGGATTGCAAATCTAGAGTTGCTGCCTTGCTGAGGAATGCCTGTGAAGTTCCTGCTTCGCACTTCAAGGTTCTTATTGTGGATGATTGCCAACACATGGATAAGGAGGGATGGTACTCTGTCTACAGTAGCCTTGAAGGCATCCCTGACAGCTCAATCTTTGTGATGATCACATCTGACATTGATAAACTGCCAAGTAATTCAGTTGGATGGTGCCAGAGCTACAGGTTTTGCAAGGTAGACGAAGCAGAGATCGCCCTCCGATTGAGTAGGATTTGCATAAATGAAGGTATGGAGTTCGAGGCCGAAGCACTGGAGCTTATTGCTCGCAAGGCCAAGGGTTCCATTCGAGATGCAGTTCAAATGCTTGACCAGCTTACTCTGCTAGGAAAAAGGATCAGCAAATCAGTAACATATGACCTA ataggCGATGTCTCAGATGAGGAGTTGCTTGATCTTCTTAATCTGGCTTTTTCATCGGATGCTGCTACCATTGTCAGGAGGGCTAGGGAGCTTTTGAGCTCAAAGGTTGACCCCCTGCAGTTATTAGCTCAGCTTGCAAATCTTATCATGGATATTTTAGCTGGGAGGCACCAGTCAGATTCCCAAGAAGTTAGAAAGGTTACTGGTAAACATACAT CTGCTGAAATTGATGTGCACAAACTTAGAAATGCACTGGAAATACTTTCTGAAACTGAAAAGCAGCTGAAAACCACAAAGAACCAGTCTACATGGCTTACAGCAGCGCTGTTACAGTTTAATATGAGAGAGCCGTACTGCCTAGATGATGCTGCAGTTTCAAGCATGTTCACAGAGAGTCAGACAG ATGATGAGGCTGCTATCTTGAAAGACGAAAGCTTAGATACCAGTTCTCATCTTTGCTATCAGAACAAAATCGGTTGTTTAGATATGAACTTAGGAGATCCAGATGTGCTCGAGACCATATGGATTAAGGCTCTTGAGAACTGCACGTCTAAACCACTTCATAGTCTGTTGAGAAAAGATGGGAAGTTGTCATCCCTGTACACCACTCAAG GTGTAGCAGTTGCTGAGCTGCAGTTCTGCCACCCCGAGGATGTACCTACAACAGAGAGCTTTTGGAATCCATTTGTGGTTTCTCTGCAGAATTTGCTAAAGTGCAATGTGGATATCAGGATCAATCTTTCCCCAATCTCCACCAGCAACAGAGTTGTATCCAAGAATTCATCAGTAAGCCTGGTCATGCAATCCAGAGAAGATCAGGAGACGGAAGATCCAGTTGCCGCAGGTTGCAGAACAGTAGCTTCATCAAGAAAAGAGTGCCCTTCTCCACTCGCGGTGCAACCAAAGGAGAAGCCGTCGCACATTCTGGGGTGCCTCCATGCTACAGATGGCGACGCGGTGGATACCGAGTCGAGGATCTTGAGCTATCAGAAGATTTCAGTCATACCTGAAGCATCCACTCCAGGAAATGGTTCCTTCAAAGCTGGAGGGCACACACCAAAGGTTGACGAAGCCAGAGCTCGCCGAGGCTGTTTCTCGAAGCTTCTACAGCGCCGTGCTGGTGCTCCTTACCAAAATGGAGCTTTGCCTCGCAGGGGACTGTTCAAATGCTGTTTCTGCAAGATCAGACCAGACTGCAAGACGAAAGTGGAAGAAACTGATGGGTTCCAAGGGCACAGTAAAAACTGA
- the LOC127782223 gene encoding protein STICHEL-like 2 isoform X2, whose amino-acid sequence MIEGEQLGRREGATFQESARSLLQKYRPKAFSELVGQNVVAQSLSSAVLKGKLAPIYLFHGPHGIGKTSAARIFAASLNCHSSGGNQPCGHCEECMAIFSGNSSSVIEIDASKLDCKSRVAALLRNACEVPASHFKVLIVDDCQHMDKEGWYSVYSSLEGIPDSSIFVMITSDIDKLPSNSVGWCQSYRFCKVDEAEIALRLSRICINEGMEFEAEALELIARKAKGSIRDAVQMLDQLTLLGKRISKSVTYDLIGDVSDEELLDLLNLAFSSDAATIVRRARELLSSKVDPLQLLAQLANLIMDILAGRHQSDSQEVRKVTAAEIDVHKLRNALEILSETEKQLKTTKNQSTWLTAALLQFNMREPYCLDDAAVSSMFTESQTDDEAAILKDESLDTSSHLCYQNKIGCLDMNLGDPDVLETIWIKALENCTSKPLHSLLRKDGKLSSLYTTQGVAVAELQFCHPEDVPTTESFWNPFVVSLQNLLKCNVDIRINLSPISTSNRVVSKNSSVSLVMQSREDQETEDPVAAGCRTVASSRKECPSPLAVQPKEKPSHILGCLHATDGDAVDTESRILSYQKISVIPEASTPGNGSFKAGGHTPKVDEARARRGCFSKLLQRRAGAPYQNGALPRRGLFKCCFCKIRPDCKTKVEETDGFQGHSKN is encoded by the exons ATGATTGAAGGAGAGCAATTGGGTCGGAGGGAGGGAGCTACATTTCAAGAAAGCGCGAGAAGTTTGCTTCAAAAGTACCGGCCCAAGGCTTTCTCTGAGCTGGTTGGACAAAATGTTGTTGCTCAGTCTCTTTCAAGTGCTGTTTTGAAAGGAAAACTTGCTCCAATCTATCTCTTCCATGGTCCACATGGCATAGGAAAGACATCTGCAGCTAGAATATTTGCCGCATCACTGAATTGCCACTCTTCAGGTGGGAACCAGCCTTGTGGGCACTGTGAGGAATGCATGGCCATATTCTCAGGAAACAGTAGCAGTGTGATAGAGATTGATGCTTCTAAACTGGATTGCAAATCTAGAGTTGCTGCCTTGCTGAGGAATGCCTGTGAAGTTCCTGCTTCGCACTTCAAGGTTCTTATTGTGGATGATTGCCAACACATGGATAAGGAGGGATGGTACTCTGTCTACAGTAGCCTTGAAGGCATCCCTGACAGCTCAATCTTTGTGATGATCACATCTGACATTGATAAACTGCCAAGTAATTCAGTTGGATGGTGCCAGAGCTACAGGTTTTGCAAGGTAGACGAAGCAGAGATCGCCCTCCGATTGAGTAGGATTTGCATAAATGAAGGTATGGAGTTCGAGGCCGAAGCACTGGAGCTTATTGCTCGCAAGGCCAAGGGTTCCATTCGAGATGCAGTTCAAATGCTTGACCAGCTTACTCTGCTAGGAAAAAGGATCAGCAAATCAGTAACATATGACCTA ataggCGATGTCTCAGATGAGGAGTTGCTTGATCTTCTTAATCTGGCTTTTTCATCGGATGCTGCTACCATTGTCAGGAGGGCTAGGGAGCTTTTGAGCTCAAAGGTTGACCCCCTGCAGTTATTAGCTCAGCTTGCAAATCTTATCATGGATATTTTAGCTGGGAGGCACCAGTCAGATTCCCAAGAAGTTAGAAAGGTTACTG CTGCTGAAATTGATGTGCACAAACTTAGAAATGCACTGGAAATACTTTCTGAAACTGAAAAGCAGCTGAAAACCACAAAGAACCAGTCTACATGGCTTACAGCAGCGCTGTTACAGTTTAATATGAGAGAGCCGTACTGCCTAGATGATGCTGCAGTTTCAAGCATGTTCACAGAGAGTCAGACAG ATGATGAGGCTGCTATCTTGAAAGACGAAAGCTTAGATACCAGTTCTCATCTTTGCTATCAGAACAAAATCGGTTGTTTAGATATGAACTTAGGAGATCCAGATGTGCTCGAGACCATATGGATTAAGGCTCTTGAGAACTGCACGTCTAAACCACTTCATAGTCTGTTGAGAAAAGATGGGAAGTTGTCATCCCTGTACACCACTCAAG GTGTAGCAGTTGCTGAGCTGCAGTTCTGCCACCCCGAGGATGTACCTACAACAGAGAGCTTTTGGAATCCATTTGTGGTTTCTCTGCAGAATTTGCTAAAGTGCAATGTGGATATCAGGATCAATCTTTCCCCAATCTCCACCAGCAACAGAGTTGTATCCAAGAATTCATCAGTAAGCCTGGTCATGCAATCCAGAGAAGATCAGGAGACGGAAGATCCAGTTGCCGCAGGTTGCAGAACAGTAGCTTCATCAAGAAAAGAGTGCCCTTCTCCACTCGCGGTGCAACCAAAGGAGAAGCCGTCGCACATTCTGGGGTGCCTCCATGCTACAGATGGCGACGCGGTGGATACCGAGTCGAGGATCTTGAGCTATCAGAAGATTTCAGTCATACCTGAAGCATCCACTCCAGGAAATGGTTCCTTCAAAGCTGGAGGGCACACACCAAAGGTTGACGAAGCCAGAGCTCGCCGAGGCTGTTTCTCGAAGCTTCTACAGCGCCGTGCTGGTGCTCCTTACCAAAATGGAGCTTTGCCTCGCAGGGGACTGTTCAAATGCTGTTTCTGCAAGATCAGACCAGACTGCAAGACGAAAGTGGAAGAAACTGATGGGTTCCAAGGGCACAGTAAAAACTGA
- the LOC127781934 gene encoding MA3 DOMAIN-CONTAINING TRANSLATION REGULATORY FACTOR 1-like: protein MASPRNEGFLTQDQREKLRIAVQNAETLSLASPRSPTGGSTSALLQQYEQQRAAAAAAAARGGGGGGGGVRHVRRSHSGKTIKVKKDGAGGKGTWGKLIDTDTDACLDRNDPNYDSDEEPYELVEAPVSTPVEDYKKSVAPIIEEYFSTGDVKLAASDLKELGYDDFHRYFVKKLVSMAMDRHDKEKEMASVLLSSLYGDVISSTQIRLGFVMLLEAVDDLAVDILDAVDVLALFIARAVVDDILPPAFLSREKASLSDSSKGMQVVQIAEKSYLSAPHHAELLERRWGGSTRTTVDAVKLRITDLLKEYIKNGDTAEACRCIRELAVPFFHHEVVKRALTLGMESPTAEALIVKLLKEASEELLISSSQMMKGFSRVVDSLDDLSLDIPSAKSQFQTLVSKAVSEGWLDSSFVHVGANGDVQDDEHEKLRRYKKEAVSMIHEYFLSDDVPEIIRSLKELGSPEYNPVFIKKLITIAMDRKNREKEMASILLSSLSMELFSTEDIVKGFIMLLESAEDTALDILDASDELGLFLARAVIDDVLAPLNLDEISGKLPPNCSGAETLNMARSLATARHAGERLLRCWGGGTGWVVEDTKDKIAKLLEEYESGGDVGEACNCIRELHMPFFNHEVVKKALVMAMEKKNDRILGLLQECFGEGIITINQMTKGFSRVRDGLDDLALDIPDAREKFLSYVEHAKKSGWLLPSFGVATSA from the exons ATGGCGTCGCCGAGGAACGAGGGGTTCCTGACGCAGGACCAGCGGGAGAAGCTGCGGATCGCGGTGCAGAACGCCGAGACGCTGTCGCTCGCCTCCCCGCGCTCGCCGACCGGGGGCTCCACCTCCGCGCTCCTGCAGCAGTACGAGcagcagcgcgccgccgccgcggcggctgcggccaggggcggcggcggcggtgggggtggggtgAGGCACGTGCGGCGGTCGCATTCCGGGAAGACCATTAAGGTGAAGAAAG ATGGTGCTGGTGGCAAAGGTACCTGGGGAAAACTTATAGATACAGACACAGATGCATGCCTTGACCGCAATGACCCAAACTATGACAGTGATGAG GAACCATATGAACTAGTTGAAGCCCCTGTTTCAACCCCAGTAGAGGACTACAAGAAATCTGTTGCCCCAATTATTGAGGAATATTTCAGCACTGGTGATGTTAAATTGGCTGCTTCTGATCTGAAAGAGTTGGGTTATGATGATTTCCACCGTTACTTTGTCAAGAAGCTTGTTTCCATGGCAATGGATAGGCATGACAAGGAGAAAGAGATGGCGTCAGTGCTTTTATCATCTCTTTATGGTGATGTGATCAGTTCTACCCAAATCAGACTAGGCTTTGTGATGCTGCTAGAGGCTGTTGATGACTTGGCTGTTGACATACTTGACGCGGTTGATGTTCTTGCTCTTTTCATTGCACGAGCTGTTGTTGATGACATTCTGCCACCTGCTTTTCTCAGCAGGGAAAAAGCGAGTCTCTCCGATTCTTCAAAGGGGATGCAAGTTGTACAGATTGCAGAAAAGAGCTATCTTTCAGCACCCCACCATGCAGAGTTGCTTGAACGGCGATGGGGTGGTTCAACTCGCACCACAGTAGACGCTGTAAAGTTGAGGATTACTGATCTTCTTAAGGAATATATTAAGAATGGTGACACAGCTGAGGCGTGTAGGTGCATCAGAGAATTGGCAGTGCCATTTTTTCACCATGAGGTTGTCAAGCGAGCTCTCACTCTTGGAATGGAGAGTCCAACTGCAGAAGCTCTTATTGTCAAGCTTCTGAAGGAAGCATCTGAGGAATTGCTGATAAGCTCTAGTCAGATGATGAAGGGATTTTCTCGTGTTGTAGATAGTCTTGATGACCTATCTCTTGATATACCATCTGCAAAATCTCAATTCCAGACATTGGTATCAAAAGCAGTTTCTGAAGGATGGCTCGACTCTTCGTTTGTACATGTAGGTGCCAATGgggatgtccaagatgatgaaCATGAGAAGCTGAGGAGGTACAAGAAAGAGGCTGTTTCTATGATTCATGAGTACTTTCTCTCTGATGATGTACCTGAGATTATTCGCAGCCTCAAAGAGCTTGGTTCTCCAGAGTACAACCCCGTCTTTATTAAGAAGCTTATAACAATTGCTATGGACCGCAAAAACAGGGAGAAAGAGATGGCTTCAATTCTTCTATCCTCATTAAGCATGGAATTGTTCTCAACAGAAGACATTGTCAAGGGTTTCATAATGCTTCTTGAATCTGCAGAAGATACCGCACTTGATATATTGGATGCCTCAGATGAGCTGGGACTGTTCCTAGCCAGAGCAGTGATTGATGATGTGCTTGCGCCTCTGAACTTAGATGAGATAAGCGGCAAGCTTCCACCAAACTGCAGCGGGGCTGAAACATTGAACATGGCGCGCTCCCTTGCCACTGCCCGCCATGCAGGAGAGAGGCTTCTGAGATGCTGGGGCGGTGGGACAGGATGGGTTGTGGAGGACACAAAGGACAAGATAGCAAAGCTTCTGGAGGAGTACGAGAGCGGAGGCGATGTAGGAGAAGCTTGCAACTGCATCCGCGAGCTGCACATGCCGTTCTTCAATCATGAGGTGGTCAAGAAGGCGCTTGTCATGGCAATGGAAAAGAAGAACGACAGGATCCTCGGTCTGCTGCAGGAGTGCTTTGGTGAAGGGATCATCACCATCAACCAGATGACCAAGGGGTTCTCAAGGGTGAGGGATGGGCTTGATGATCTGGCTCTCGATATTCCTGATGCCAGGGAGAAGTTCCTGTCCTATGTGGAGCATGCCAAGAAGAGCGGATGGCTTCTACCCTCATTCGGCGTCGCTACTTCAGCTTGA
- the LOC127781437 gene encoding fructose-bisphosphate aldolase 6, cytosolic-like: MSAYCGKYKDELIRNAAYIGTPGKGILAADESTGTIGKRLASIGVENVEENRRALRELLFTAPGALDCLSGVILFEETLYQSTRDGTPFVDVLAAAGVLAGIKVDKGTVELAGTDRETTTQGHDGLGERCRRYYAAGARFAKWRAVLSIGGASSRPSQLAVDANAQGLARYAIICQENGLVPIVEPEILVDGEHGIEACAEVTERVLAACYKALSDHHVLLEGTLLKPNMVTPGSDAARAPPEVVAEHTVRALLRTVPPAVPAIVFLSGGQSEEEATRNLNAMNQVASRGKKPWSLTFSFGRALQQSTLKAWAGKAENVGKAQAALLARCRANSQATLGAYAGDAAAGEGVSESLHVKDYKY; the protein is encoded by the exons ATGTCGGCCTACTGCGGCAAGTACAAGG atgagTTGATCAGGAACGCGGCGTACATTGGGACGCCGGGGAAGggcatcctcgccgccgacgagtcgACGGGCACGATCGGGAAGCGGCTGGCGAGCATCGGCGTGGAGAACGTCGAGGAGAACCGCCGCGCGCTCCGGGAGCTCCTGTTCACGGCGCCCGGCGCGCTGGACTGCCTCAGCGGCGTCATCCTGTTCGAGGAGACGCTCTACCAGAGCACCCGCGACGGGACGCCGTTCGTcgacgtgctcgccgccgccggcgttctGGCCGGGATCAAGGTCGACAAGGGCaccgtcgagctcgccggcacCGACCGCGAGACGACGACACAGGGGCACGACGGCCTCGGCGAGCGCTGCAGGCGGTActacgccgccggcgcgcggtTCGCCAAGTGGCGCGCCGTGCTCAGCATCGGCGGGGCGTCGTCCAGGCCGTCgcagctcgccgtcgacgccaaCGCGCAGGGCCTCGCGCGGTACGCCATCATCTGCCAGGAGAACGGGCTGGTCCCCATCGTCGAGCCGGAGatcctcgtcgacggcgagcacgGCATCGAGGCGTGCGCCGAGGTGACGGAGCGCGTCCTCGCCGCGTGCTACAAGGCGCTGAGCGACCACCACGTCCTCCTCGAGGGCACCCTCCTCAAGCCCAACATGGTGACGCCGGGCTCCGACGCCGCCAGGGCGCCGCCGGAGGTGGTCGCCGAGCACACCGTCCGCGCGCTCCTCCGCACCGTGCCGCCGGCGGTGCCGGCCATCGTGTTCCTGTCCGGCGGGcagagcgaggaggaggcgacgaggaaCCTGAACGCCATGAACCAGGTGGCGAGCAGGGGCAAGAAGCCATGGTCGCTGACCTTCTCCTTCGGCCGCGCGCTGCAGCAGAGCACGCTCAAGGCGTGGGCCGGCAAGGCGGAGAACGTCGGCAAGGCGCAGGCGGCGCTGCTCGCCCGCTGCAGGGCCAACTCCCAGGCGACGCTCGGCGCgtacgccggcgacgccgccgccggcgagggcgtcTCCGAGAGCCTCCACGTCAAGGACTACAAGTACTGA